A single Nerophis ophidion isolate RoL-2023_Sa linkage group LG26, RoL_Noph_v1.0, whole genome shotgun sequence DNA region contains:
- the nrl gene encoding neural retina-specific leucine zipper protein: MSSPSLPMASLPPSPLAMEYLNDFDLLKFEVKPDTPPLSAQCTYPKSGLPHDPSSSPYASHPPQDSSLSSSPYNSLPPSPTLSDAQPPPSGSSSLSSSSSSIAFPLSMSNSFTSGVSSGSQENGDGSPAHGGPQAPTPASLEDLIWFAALQQQFGGEVPGPATLLGALGGSGDRERAPVNGFLGCEDAVEALLNSAAAAVTSQFPGLSQSSSSNMGDSGSDSGADVSCAKGTDVGHRPLVFLSSNTPLLTNVTAASAAYQQPLSPQGRLVPLPHHHHHQHHLHHPMHGGHHHHHHPQCGANERFSDEQLVSLSVRELNRHLRGVSKDEVVRLKQKRRTLKNRGYAQSCRYKRLQHRHALESEKHVLSQQLEELQCELTRVLRERDAYKARYEKLLGNNNIGAGEAPIGRGGSPPSPSPDFFL; this comes from the exons ATGTCCTCGCCTTCCCTCCCCATGGCGTCCCTCCCTCCGAGCCCGCTGGCCATGGAGTACCTCAACGACTTCGATCTCCTCAAGTTCGAGGTGAAACCCGACACGCCCCCGCTCTCTGCTCAGTGTACGTACCCCAAATCGGGCCTGCCCCACGACCCCTCCAGCTCGCCGTACGCCAGTCATCCTCCCCAGGACTCCAGTTTGAGCTCCAGCCCTTACAACTCGCTGCCGCCCTCACCCACACTCAGCGACGCCCAACCGCCGCCTTCGGGCTCGTCCTCCCTGTCTTCGTCGTCCTCCTCCATCGCCTTCCCGCTGTCCATGTCCAACAGCTTCACGTCGGGCGTCAGTTCCGGCTCCCAGGAGAACGGAGACGGCAGTCCGGCCCACGGCGGACCTCAGGCCCCCACCCCGGCCTCGCTGGAGGACCTCATCTGGTTTGCGGCGCTGCAGCAACAGTTTGGAGGGGAGGTCCCTGGGCCCGCCACGCTTCTGGGCGCACTCGGGGGTAGTGGCGACAGAGAGAGGGCGCCGGTCAACGGCTTCCTGGGCTGCGAGGACGCTGTGGAGGCTTTGCTGAACTCGGCTGCGGCCGCCGTCACCTCACAG TTTCCAGGTCTTTCTCAAAGTTCCAGCAGCAACATGGGAGACTCGGGAAGCGACAGCGGTGCCGACGTGTCCTGCGCCAAGGGGACAGACGTGGGCCACCGCCCGCTCGTCTTCCTGTCCTCAAACACTCCCTTGCTGACCAACGTGACCGCCGCGTCGGCAGCCTACCAGCAGCCCCTAAGCCCTCAGGGCCGCCTCGTGCCCCTTCCGCATCACCACCATCATCAGCACCACCTTCACCACCCCATGCATggcggccatcatcatcatcatcacccacAA TGCGGCGCGAACGAGCGCTTCTCCGACGAGCAGCTGGTGAGCCTGTCGGTCCGCGAGCTCAACCGCCACCTGCGGGGCGTCAGCAAAGACGAGGTGGTGCGCCTGAAGCAGAAGCGACGCACCCTCAAGAACCGCGGCTACGCCCAGTCCTGCCGTTACAAGCGCTTACAGCATCGCCACGCCCTTGAGTCGGAGAAGCACGTGCTAAGTCAACAG CTGGAAGAGCTACAGTGTGAGCTGACTCGGGTGCTGAGGGAGCGAGACGCCTACAAGGCCCGGTACGAGAAGCTCCTTGGCAACAACAACATTGGCGCTGGGGAGGCCCCGATCGGCCGCGGCGGCAGCCCGCCTTCGCCGTCACCCGACTTCTTCCTCTGA